The Leptodactylus fuscus isolate aLepFus1 chromosome 3, aLepFus1.hap2, whole genome shotgun sequence genome has a segment encoding these proteins:
- the SST gene encoding somatostatin, translating into MQSCRVRCALTLLSLALAVSSISAAPTDPRLRQFLQKSLAAAGKQELAKYFLAELLSEPSQTENEALESDDLPRGAEQDEVRLELERSANSSPALAPRERKAGCKNFFWKTFTSC; encoded by the exons ATGCAGTCCTGCCGAGTGCGCTGTGCCCTGACCCTGCTCTCCCTGGCCTTGGCTGTCAGCTCTATTTCAGCTGCACCTACAGACCCGAGACTTCGCCAGTTCCTGCAGAAATCACTTGCAGCAGCAGGGAAACAG GAGTTGGCCAAATACTTTTTGGCAGAGTTGCTATCAGAACCCTCACAGACAGAAAATGAAGCCTTGGAGTCAGACGACCTGCCCAGAGGAGCTGAGCAAGATGAAGTAAGATTGGAACTTGAAAGGTCCGCGAACTCCAGTCCAGCTCTGGCACCCAGAGAACGCAAAGCTGGATGCAAGAACTTCTTCTGGAAAACCTTCACATCTTGTTAG